The Alicyclobacillus vulcanalis region GGGTTTGAGCGCGACCCAGCTGGCCAGGGCCGCGTCTACGAGGACAAGCTGATCCTGCTCAAGCTCGCCGCCGTCGGCCGGTTTCTGCACGTCGATCGCGTCCTCTACCACGTGCGCCTGCACAGTGCCAACCTGACGCGGCCCGAGGAGCGGGCGCGCCTCAATGCCATCAAGAAGGCGATGTACGAGCGGATGATGCGGGAATGGGGAAATCCGTACGAGATCGTGTGGAAGACGCACCCGGAGGGGTGGCTAGATGTGGCCGATCTCGTCCCGCGCGCGTCCGCCGGTGCTCAGGACCGCCGGACCCACTGAAAGACGAGATCGACAAATTGCGCTTCCTGGTCCGCGTAGACAAGGTCGAAGGTCACGTGCGCGCGGCCTCCCGCCTCGCCCACCGACACCTCGACGGACCGCGTCTCGGCGCGGACCGGCAACTCCTTCCCGTGGGCGCGAAGGACGAGATCCTGCGACTTGCCCTCGGCGAAGATTTGTGTGAGCGACACCTCCCCGCGGCGCACCATGAGGACGCGATCGCGCTCCATTCGCACGACGTACAACGCCTCGCCGTCCTGAAACGAGAGCAGATGCCCGCCTTTCACGTGCAGCCAGCGCGCGTCGCGCGCCTCGCCGCGGGTGGTCTCGTACCGCGTTCGGCGTTCGTCATGAAGCCGGGCCCGCCGCCGCCAGGTGACGTGGCAGTCCCAGCTCACGCCCTCCTGAGGTTCCAGCCAAGCGCTCATCGGCCGTCACCGCACAAACGCCAAGAGCGCCTCGCGCACGATTTTGGAGGCGAGGATCTGCGTCTGCTCGGTCGGATCGATCTGCGGCGCCACCTCGACGAGGTCGAAGCCGACGACGCGGAGGGCCTTCATATAGGTGATGGCGCGAAACGCCTCCGGCGCGAAAATGCCGCCGTGTTCGGCCGTGCCGGTCCCGGGTGCGGTCGCCGGATCGAACACGTCGATGTCCCAGGTGATGTAGACGGGCTTCCCATGCAACTCGGGGAGCGCGGCGCGCAGCGGCTCGGCGAGCTCAAACGGCGCGAAGTGCGTGTGCTCGCGGGCCCATTGAAATTCCTCGCGCGTCCCGCTGCGAATGCCGAACTGGTAGACACGATCCGGCCCGATGAGATCGCACACCTTCTTGATGACCGTCGCGTGCGACAGGGGCTCGCCCTCGTAGTGATCGCGCAGGTCGGTGTGCGCGTCGATGTGGATGACGCGCAGATCCGGGTAGCGCTCGAACGCCGCGCGAATGGCGCCCCACGAGACGAGGTGTTCGCCGCCGAGGCCGATCGGCAACTTGTCCGCCGCGTAGAGCGCCGAGACGTACTGGTAAATGCGCTCGAGGCTCTCCTCTGGATTGCCGAAGGCAAGGGGGATGTCTCCGGCGTCGAAGTAGCTGATCTCGCTCAGGTCGCGATCGAGATAGGGGCTGTATTCCTCCAGCCCGAGACTCACCTCGCGGATGCGCGCGGGCCCGAGCCTCGCCCCCGCGCGAAACGAGACCGTCCAGTCCATAGGCATGCCGTAGATGACCGCCTTGGCGGCGTGGAAATCGTCGGTTGCGCCGATGAACACATTGCCGCTGTAGGCGAGCGGAAACGCTTTTGCCACATCGAACGAGAACGTCATTCGCCGACAAGCTCCTTCACAAAATTCGGCAGGGCGAGCGAGGCGTGATGAATCTCGCGGTTGTAGTACTTGGTGTCATGCACCCGAACCTCGCTGACGTCCTGCGGGCGATACTTTTTGCTGCCGAGGGTGAAGCTCCACATCCCCGTCGGATACGTCGGGACGTACGCCAAGTAGAGCTTCGCAACCGGGAACGTGGCGCGCACGTCGCCGTAGACCTGGCGGATGAGGTCCTGATTGATGAACGGCGACTCGGTCTGGGCCGCCATCAGGCCGTCTTCCTTGAGCGCGCGGAACACCGACTCGTAGAACGGGCGTTGGAAGAGCCCCACCGCGGGCCCGACGGGATCGGTGGAGTCAATGAGGATGACGTCGAACTCGTTCGGGTGCTCCTCGACGTAGCGGATGCCGTCCACAATCTGCACGTCGACGCGGGGATCCGAGAGGCCCGACGCGATGTGCGGAAAGTATTTCTTGGAGGCCTCGACGACGCGCCCGTCGATCTCGGCGAGCACCGCGCGCTCCACGGACGGATGCTTGATGACCTCGCGGATGATGCCGCCGTCGCCGCCACCGACCACGAGCACGCTCTTCGGGTTCGGATGCGTGTGCAGGGGCACGTGCGCCAACATCTCGTGGTACACGAACTCGTCCTTATCCGTCGTCATGATGCAGCCGTCGAGCACGAGCAGGTTGCCGTACTGAACCGTCTTGTAGACGTCAAGCTGCTGGTACTCGGTCTTCTCGCTGTGAATCGTCTTTTCTATCCGCAGTCCGATGGTCAAATTGTCGTTCTGAAGTTCTGTAAACCAAAGATGGGTCTGTGCCACCTTCATCCATCCTTTCTCGGGCGGTATTATACCAAACTCGCCGCAAAGGCCCGAGGACAAGGGTAACGAATTCGCCGCGGCGGATCCAGCTTGCCGCGTGGGAGCAAGGATGAAGCCGTGACACGACAAGTGGCCGAAGGCGCCCTTCCGGGCCCGTTCGGCCACCGTCATCCGCGCAAACGCGCGATTCCTTCCTTCTCTTCGTGCGGGCGTCAGTCGAGCGGATAGCCGCCCCTTTCGACGACCAGGTTCGCCAACCGGCGCCGGTGGGCAATCCCGTCTGGATCGCGAAGCGCCGCGAGATGGCGGATGGCGTCCAGGCCTCGCTCCCTGCTCCCGGCGTGATCGCCCACGGCAGCAAACAGCCCCATGGCGGCATCGGCCGCAGACTGCACCTCAAGATCGAGCGCCACCGCGGCGAGCGCCCGATGGACCTCGGCGTCGTCAGAAGCGGCCTTTTCGGCCCGGAGAACGGCACTCTCCGCCGCGTAGAGGGAAATCGCGAGATCGGCCAACTGCATCGCAATCTCCTGCTCCGCGTCCAGTCGCCCGGCAAATCGATCCGCCACAAGGGCACAGCCTGCAAGATAAAGGGATCGCATGATCTCCAGGGCCGCGCGCCCGAAGGCCGCCTGTGCCGCACGCCCAGAAGCCAGCTTGCCGAGCGCGTCCACCGCATCGGACAGGCGGGCGAGTGCCGCGCTGTCCCGGCTGATGCGCCGCAAAAAGTGGGTGGGGATGAGGAGGCGGTTGATTTCGTTCGTGCCCTCAAAGATGCGCTGGATGCGCGCATCCCGCAGCATGCGCTCCACGTGATATTCGCGGATGTAGCCGTATCCGCCGTGGATTTGCACCGCCTCGTCGGCGGCCTTCCAAAGCGTCTCGGACCCGTACACCTTGCACACCGCGCACTCGATGGCGTGCTCCCGCAGACGCGACTCCTTGTCCTTGGTGGGCAGCTCACCATAGAGCGGCGCGAGCTCGTGTTCCAGCATCGCGGCGGTGCGATAGACGAGCGACTCCGCCGCGTAAATGCGCGCCGCGATCGACGCGAGCTTCGCCTGCGTGGCAGGAAACTCGGCGATGGCCCGGCCGAACTGGCGCCGTTCGGCAGCGTAACGGGCCGCGGCCTGCAGCTCCCGCTTCGCGCCGCCGACGTTGCCGGCGCCCAGGTTGAACCTGCCGAGGTTCAACACGCCGAGCGCGACCGCGTGACCGCGTCCGACTTCCCCAATGACGTTTTCCGCAGGCACCGGGCAGTCCTCGAAGATGACCTGCCGCGTGGACGATCCGTGGATGCCCATCTTCTGCTCCTCGGGGCCGAGCGAGATGCCAGGGAACGTCCGCTCCACAAGAAAGGCGGTGAAGTGTTCGCCGTCCACCTTGGCGTAGACAATGAAGGTGTCCGCAAAGCCCGCATTCGTGATGAACTGCTTCGTCCCGGAGATGAGGTAATGCGTGCCATCCTCGCTCCTTCGCGCCACGGTCTTGGCGGCAAGCGCGTCCGATCCGGCCGTCGGCTCCGTCAAGCAATACGCGCCGAGATACTCGCCGCTCGCCATTTTCGGCAGGATGCGCTGCTTCACGCCTTCGCTCGCAAAGTAGGTGATGGGCAGCGTCGCGATACAGGTATGGTTGGAATGAGCGACGCCGTAGGCGCCCGTCATCCCCACCATCTCCCCGACGATGGCTTTCGAGATTTTGTCGAGGCCGAGGCCGCCGTACGCCTCTGGCACGCTGTGCGCGAGAAGGCCGAGATCCCCCGCCTGTTTCAACAGGCGAACGACGCAGTCGAAGTCCTCCTGCTCAATGGCATCCTGCTTGGGCCACACCTCGCGCTCCACAAACTCGCGCGCCGTTTGGCGAATCATGCGGTGCTCGTCGGTGAACTCTTCGGGCGTGTAGACCTCGGCCGGATCGACCTCGTGCAAGAGAAAGGTCCCGCCAGGCACCCGAACTTCCATCATGCTGATGTCCCCCTTTGTCCGTACAAGGCCACGCCGATCACGGCGCAGCTACAATCACTTTTCCGACGCTTTGCCGGCCGCCGAGCGCGTCCATCGCCTGGATGGCTTCCTCAAAGGGATAGATGTGGCGCACAAGCGGGCGGATTTGCCCCGCCTCATACAGGCGAAGGAGCGCGTCGTGCATCTCGCGCACCGCCTCTGGGTACAGCCGGTGAAAGAGCCCCCAGTGCACGCCGACAAGGCTGTAGTTCTTGACGAGCGCGTGGTTCATCGGCGCCTGCGGAATTCGGCCGCTCGCAAACCCGATGACGAGCAACCGCCCTTCGAAGGCGATGCATTTGCGCGACTGGTCAAATACGTCTCCGCCGACCGGATCGAAGATGACATCGGCGCCGCGGCCTTGTGTGAACGCTTTCACCGCTTCCACGAAGTCGCCTGTCCGATAGTCGATCGCCTCGTCGGCGCCAAGCTGACGGCACGTCTCCACCTTCTCTGGGCCGCCCGCCGTCGCGATGACCCGCGCCCCCGCGGCCTTGCCCAGCTGAATGGCGGCCGACCCCACGCCGCCCGCTCCGGCGTGCACCAGCAGCACTTCGCCGGGCTGAAGCCTCGCCAGCCTGTGGAGCGCGTAGTACGCGGTGTGATACGTGATGAACATCGCCGCCGCTTCGGCGGGTGACGCCCCTCGCGGCACCTTGTGCACCTGCGCGAGCGGCACGACGACTTGTTCCGCCAGGCCCCCCGCGGGCAGCGCCGGCAGGGCGATGACGCGATCGCCCATGTGGAAAGGCGCACCTTGCGCGACGTCCTCCGCGATGTCCTCGACGATGCCAGACACCTCGACGCCTGGCGTGAAGGGCAGGGGCGGCTTTTCTTGGTACTGTCCCTGGCACACCAGCAGATCGAGAAAGTTGAGGGCCGTAGCTTCCACGCGGATTCGTGCGGCGCCCGCTTGCATGGAGGGCGCCGGAACGTCCTCGAGGCGAAGCACGTCGCGATGCGGCCCCAGTTCGCGCACCACCCAGGCCTTCATACAAACCCTCCTCATCCAGCGATGGAAGCGACACCACGCCCACCCCGGCGATCCCGTCCCGGCGCTCCGCCGAGCGCGCGGAAGGCGGCGTTTGGGCTGGGTCCGTGCGTCGCCTGCCGGCCTGCGCGCGGCGAGATCACGGCAGGCACAGTGCACAA contains the following coding sequences:
- a CDS encoding DUF1934 domain-containing protein, which encodes MSAWLEPQEGVSWDCHVTWRRRARLHDERRTRYETTRGEARDARWLHVKGGHLLSFQDGEALYVVRMERDRVLMVRRGEVSLTQIFAEGKSQDLVLRAHGKELPVRAETRSVEVSVGEAGGRAHVTFDLVYADQEAQFVDLVFQWVRRS
- the speE gene encoding polyamine aminopropyltransferase is translated as MKVAQTHLWFTELQNDNLTIGLRIEKTIHSEKTEYQQLDVYKTVQYGNLLVLDGCIMTTDKDEFVYHEMLAHVPLHTHPNPKSVLVVGGGDGGIIREVIKHPSVERAVLAEIDGRVVEASKKYFPHIASGLSDPRVDVQIVDGIRYVEEHPNEFDVILIDSTDPVGPAVGLFQRPFYESVFRALKEDGLMAAQTESPFINQDLIRQVYGDVRATFPVAKLYLAYVPTYPTGMWSFTLGSKKYRPQDVSEVRVHDTKYYNREIHHASLALPNFVKELVGE
- a CDS encoding NADPH:quinone oxidoreductase family protein, which codes for MKAWVVRELGPHRDVLRLEDVPAPSMQAGAARIRVEATALNFLDLLVCQGQYQEKPPLPFTPGVEVSGIVEDIAEDVAQGAPFHMGDRVIALPALPAGGLAEQVVVPLAQVHKVPRGASPAEAAAMFITYHTAYYALHRLARLQPGEVLLVHAGAGGVGSAAIQLGKAAGARVIATAGGPEKVETCRQLGADEAIDYRTGDFVEAVKAFTQGRGADVIFDPVGGDVFDQSRKCIAFEGRLLVIGFASGRIPQAPMNHALVKNYSLVGVHWGLFHRLYPEAVREMHDALLRLYEAGQIRPLVRHIYPFEEAIQAMDALGGRQSVGKVIVAAP
- the speB gene encoding agmatinase produces the protein MTFSFDVAKAFPLAYSGNVFIGATDDFHAAKAVIYGMPMDWTVSFRAGARLGPARIREVSLGLEEYSPYLDRDLSEISYFDAGDIPLAFGNPEESLERIYQYVSALYAADKLPIGLGGEHLVSWGAIRAAFERYPDLRVIHIDAHTDLRDHYEGEPLSHATVIKKVCDLIGPDRVYQFGIRSGTREEFQWAREHTHFAPFELAEPLRAALPELHGKPVYITWDIDVFDPATAPGTGTAEHGGIFAPEAFRAITYMKALRVVGFDLVEVAPQIDPTEQTQILASKIVREALLAFVR
- a CDS encoding acyl-CoA dehydrogenase family protein, which translates into the protein MMEVRVPGGTFLLHEVDPAEVYTPEEFTDEHRMIRQTAREFVEREVWPKQDAIEQEDFDCVVRLLKQAGDLGLLAHSVPEAYGGLGLDKISKAIVGEMVGMTGAYGVAHSNHTCIATLPITYFASEGVKQRILPKMASGEYLGAYCLTEPTAGSDALAAKTVARRSEDGTHYLISGTKQFITNAGFADTFIVYAKVDGEHFTAFLVERTFPGISLGPEEQKMGIHGSSTRQVIFEDCPVPAENVIGEVGRGHAVALGVLNLGRFNLGAGNVGGAKRELQAAARYAAERRQFGRAIAEFPATQAKLASIAARIYAAESLVYRTAAMLEHELAPLYGELPTKDKESRLREHAIECAVCKVYGSETLWKAADEAVQIHGGYGYIREYHVERMLRDARIQRIFEGTNEINRLLIPTHFLRRISRDSAALARLSDAVDALGKLASGRAAQAAFGRAALEIMRSLYLAGCALVADRFAGRLDAEQEIAMQLADLAISLYAAESAVLRAEKAASDDAEVHRALAAVALDLEVQSAADAAMGLFAAVGDHAGSRERGLDAIRHLAALRDPDGIAHRRRLANLVVERGGYPLD